Proteins encoded within one genomic window of Syntrophales bacterium:
- a CDS encoding DctP family TRAP transporter solute-binding subunit, producing MRKKPVSVIVAIVFFLVCFAFSAEAKIIVKYGHVGPPIHPQHHAALAFAKYVNEKTNGEIEVQVFPLGQLGGERSMCEQVQGGTLQMTSATAGVLANFVPEIGIIELPFVYPDRETAYKVLDDKDVRERFAKYAEAKGFIFIGYTENEFRDMTNSKRPIKNPEDLKGLKMRVLEAPMMIDTFKALGTNPTPLPFPEIYNALQQKVIDGQDNPIFTSIMMKFTEVNKFATITNHVLTECPTVVSRDFWKSLTPAQQNIFREAAAVQLKVNREGNAKNRLVALEKAKAQNVDVHVLTAGEREAFKKVVQPVLEKYRASYGAEWFDFYLKKIDFHAKKK from the coding sequence GTGAGGAAGAAACCGGTATCAGTCATCGTTGCGATAGTATTTTTCCTGGTTTGTTTTGCCTTTTCCGCCGAGGCGAAGATTATCGTCAAGTACGGCCATGTGGGACCGCCAATCCACCCGCAGCACCACGCCGCTCTGGCGTTCGCCAAATACGTGAATGAAAAAACGAACGGCGAGATCGAGGTGCAGGTCTTTCCCCTGGGCCAGCTCGGCGGCGAGAGGTCGATGTGCGAGCAGGTGCAGGGCGGAACCCTCCAGATGACCTCCGCCACGGCCGGGGTGCTCGCCAATTTTGTCCCGGAAATCGGGATCATCGAGCTGCCTTTTGTCTATCCGGACAGGGAGACGGCCTACAAGGTACTCGATGATAAAGATGTCCGGGAACGTTTTGCGAAGTATGCCGAGGCCAAGGGTTTTATCTTTATTGGCTATACGGAAAACGAGTTTCGGGACATGACCAACTCGAAGCGGCCCATCAAGAATCCGGAGGATTTGAAGGGTTTGAAAATGAGAGTGCTGGAGGCGCCCATGATGATCGACACCTTCAAGGCCCTGGGAACAAACCCGACTCCCCTGCCCTTCCCGGAGATATACAACGCCCTGCAGCAGAAGGTCATCGATGGGCAGGATAATCCGATCTTCACCTCGATTATGATGAAATTTACCGAAGTGAACAAGTTCGCGACGATCACAAACCATGTTCTCACCGAATGCCCAACCGTCGTCAGCCGGGATTTCTGGAAATCGCTTACCCCCGCTCAGCAGAATATCTTCCGGGAGGCTGCGGCGGTGCAGCTCAAGGTAAACCGGGAAGGCAACGCCAAAAACAGGCTGGTGGCCCTGGAGAAGGCGAAGGCCCAGAATGTGGATGTGCATGTTCTGACGGCCGGGGAGCGAGAGGCCTTCAAGAAGGTCGTCCAGCCGGTGTTGGAGAAGTACCGCGCTTCGTACGGGGCGGAATGGTTTGATTTCTACCTCAAAAAGATCGACTTCCACGCGAAGAAGAAGTAA
- a CDS encoding TRAP transporter small permease encodes MDGLLRKLNRFEEGMVGLALLGLALLTAVETCLRYTISYTFSWFGELANYTMIFCAYLGAAIGVKYGTHFSMEALSEYLPDRASHALKVLAYGISGVICLLFVYYGTIHILKTSAFGVKSPALQLPMFIPYLPIPLFSATMGFRFFVLSFQHLRGFLKNEPFARIRRK; translated from the coding sequence ATGGACGGTCTTTTAAGGAAGCTCAACAGGTTCGAGGAGGGGATGGTCGGCTTAGCCCTCCTCGGCTTGGCGCTGCTTACGGCTGTTGAAACCTGCCTCCGTTATACGATCTCTTATACCTTCAGTTGGTTCGGCGAACTCGCGAACTATACGATGATTTTCTGCGCCTATCTCGGCGCCGCGATCGGCGTGAAGTACGGGACCCACTTTTCGATGGAGGCGCTGTCCGAGTATCTTCCTGACCGGGCGAGTCATGCGCTGAAGGTCTTGGCATACGGCATATCGGGCGTCATCTGTCTGCTTTTCGTTTACTACGGGACAATCCATATTTTGAAAACAAGCGCCTTCGGCGTCAAGAGCCCCGCGCTGCAGTTGCCGATGTTCATCCCCTATCTGCCGATTCCGCTTTTCTCGGCAACGATGGGGTTCCGTTTTTTTGTCCTTTCCTTTCAACACCTCCGTGGTTTTTTGAAAAACGAGCCTTTCGCGCGTATCAGGAGGAAGTAG
- a CDS encoding TRAP transporter large permease subunit — protein MTLTIVLLCFLIFLVIGMPIALVLGATTAVYLIFIAHAPITSLIQQLFNGLDNFVLLGVPFFILAGNIMAEGAISKRLVAVMRLFVGRFTGGLAMASVLACLFFAAISGSSPATVIAIGGIMMPALIKDGYGERFSIGLLTSAGSLGILIPPSIPMILYALVMNVSVAELFLAGFLPGLFIGGVLMVYSVIMAKKRGWRSEARYTFAEGIKIIKEGLWALFLPILVLGGIYGGVFTPTEAAAVSVVYALLVELFIYRELKPGKLFSVCRDSAILSGSLLFILSCAMSFIWMLTVEQIPVKLAEIIVTNIESKWLFLLAINGALLLIGGLMDIVTAIVVISPILAETLNRYDINYIHYGIIMIVNVELGFLTPPFGLNLFVAMAVMRRSLVEVSRAVLPFILLFLACLLIITYVPQLSTLLPELFLR, from the coding sequence TTGACCTTGACTATCGTTTTGCTTTGTTTTTTGATATTTCTTGTCATAGGCATGCCGATCGCGCTCGTTCTGGGAGCGACCACCGCCGTTTATCTGATCTTTATCGCCCACGCCCCCATTACCTCCCTCATCCAGCAGCTATTTAATGGGCTGGACAATTTTGTCCTGCTGGGGGTGCCGTTTTTTATCCTTGCCGGCAACATCATGGCGGAGGGAGCCATCTCCAAACGGCTGGTTGCGGTTATGAGGCTATTCGTGGGGAGATTTACCGGCGGACTCGCCATGGCCTCCGTTTTGGCCTGCCTGTTTTTTGCGGCCATTTCCGGTTCATCGCCGGCCACGGTAATCGCAATCGGCGGCATCATGATGCCGGCCCTCATCAAGGATGGCTACGGGGAGCGCTTTTCGATCGGCCTTCTCACCTCCGCCGGCTCCCTCGGCATTCTGATTCCGCCCAGCATCCCGATGATTCTCTATGCGCTGGTAATGAATGTCTCCGTGGCCGAGCTTTTTCTGGCCGGCTTCCTGCCGGGTCTTTTTATCGGGGGCGTCCTGATGGTCTATTCCGTTATCATGGCAAAAAAACGGGGATGGCGTTCCGAGGCTCGCTACACCTTCGCGGAGGGGATAAAAATCATCAAAGAGGGATTGTGGGCGTTGTTTCTTCCCATCCTGGTGCTCGGCGGGATCTACGGAGGGGTTTTCACCCCGACGGAGGCAGCGGCGGTTTCCGTCGTTTACGCCCTTCTTGTGGAGCTTTTCATCTACAGGGAACTGAAACCGGGCAAGCTCTTTTCCGTCTGTAGAGATTCCGCGATACTGTCAGGATCGCTGCTCTTCATCCTCTCCTGTGCGATGAGCTTCATCTGGATGCTGACCGTCGAGCAGATTCCGGTAAAGCTGGCCGAGATAATCGTGACGAACATCGAGAGCAAATGGCTCTTTCTGCTGGCCATCAACGGCGCGCTTTTGCTCATCGGCGGTCTCATGGATATCGTGACGGCGATTGTCGTCATCTCACCGATTCTGGCCGAGACGCTCAACCGGTACGACATCAATTACATTCACTACGGCATTATCATGATCGTGAATGTTGAGCTGGGTTTCCTGACCCCGCCCTTCGGCCTCAATCTTTTTGTGGCAATGGCCGTTATGAGGCGCTCCCTCGTGGAAGTAAGCAGGGCGGTGCTGCCGTTCATCCTCCTCTTTTTGGCCTGCCTTCTCATCATTACCTATGTCCCGCAGCTCTCAACGCTGCTGCCGGAGCTTTTCCTCAGGTAA
- the trxA gene encoding thioredoxin, which yields MSKVVEITDDTFEEEVFQADLPVEVDFWAPWCGPCKMVGPLYDKLAEDYNGKFKFCKINVDQNQRTAAKYQIMSIPMQMFFVDGQKVDEILGAVPESTIKAMVDKTLEKFPSDEKGKLKSLISSWAKSNEQHGQKFSKWLEKASETKGTPLYEKALAASKELEKAGLGLSQLLADL from the coding sequence ATGAGCAAGGTAGTGGAAATTACGGACGATACTTTTGAGGAAGAGGTGTTTCAGGCGGATTTGCCGGTGGAAGTGGATTTCTGGGCGCCGTGGTGCGGACCCTGCAAGATGGTCGGCCCCCTTTACGACAAGCTTGCCGAGGATTACAATGGCAAATTCAAGTTCTGTAAAATCAACGTGGACCAGAACCAGCGGACAGCGGCCAAGTATCAGATCATGAGCATCCCGATGCAGATGTTTTTTGTGGACGGGCAGAAGGTGGACGAGATCCTCGGCGCGGTTCCGGAAAGTACGATCAAGGCGATGGTGGACAAAACCCTCGAGAAATTCCCCTCCGACGAAAAGGGCAAGCTGAAATCGCTGATCAGTTCATGGGCTAAAAGCAACGAACAGCATGGGCAGAAATTTTCCAAATGGCTGGAAAAGGCAAGTGAGACCAAGGGCACGCCACTTTACGAAAAGGCGTTGGCCGCCTCGAAAGAACTGGAGAAGGCGGGCCTTGGACTATCCCAGTTATTGGCCGATCTGTAA